The Helianthus annuus cultivar XRQ/B chromosome 11, HanXRQr2.0-SUNRISE, whole genome shotgun sequence region AACACCAAGAGCTGTAGTGTTTTTGAGAGTTCAGAAGTGGGAGTTCATTGAGAGTTCACAAAAAGTAGTATTGTTTGTATACATATATATGGACAACGCGGAGTTAGATCTTTTGGGCAACTATGAATCGCCCCAAGATCTAGAGCTTCCATTATTGCTTGACTACAAGTTGAATGTTTATCACTGCAACCATGTTCTTCAAAGGAGAGACGGTGAGTTTACTAAAGATCCTTGCTCGACGATTATGTCTTTCAAGATTGTTGTTATGTTTATCGATCGATCTGTTATTAATAGCCATTGCTTGTGATTTTGACTTTTTATAGCTCTATATGAGTTAAACAAAGTCAGATCTGAGTTAACTACAAGCTGGATATGAATATATGATCTATTTATGTTTCTTTTCTTCCGATTCCCCGCCTTCCTAGAATTAGATGCAATCAAAATTATTTCCAAACCATATATGGACATGTAACTTTGGTCTTATTACAGAGAAGTTGGTTTCTTGATCTGTGATTTCAGTACTAATCATAACGAATTGATATTCCGCTACGGTTTGTATGTTAATTATACTCAAGTAGTGAGGTTGATGGTTGTATGCTACGTAGTCATGTATCTAATGATCTTTTAGGAAGTAGTGTCTTGAGTGGATGTCTTACTTATGAGTAATGAACTTCTAAATCTTTATAATGTTTTCTTTTTATTGATTTATATTATCAAGTGAATTAAAAGTTTTTCCACTTAAGCCTAATTTATTACATATTGAGCAATAGTTGCTATGAGATTTATGTTCATTATATTTCCTTAAAGTTTGGATTTTGGTCCTTGCAGATGTTCTTAAGTATCAACAGATTTGCTATGCACTTTCAGATATGCGACTCTATCACCCATCCTTACTTGCCCAACTTTGGGTCCCCATAGAATTTAAATTTGGGATTGTACTTACGACATGTGGTCAGCCATTTGGACTTTCCAGGTACACAAATAAACTTGGGTCATACCGTGTAGCGTGTTTAGACTACAATTCCTATGTAGATCATAACACAAAAGTGCGCATAGGGCCTCCTGGCCGCGTATTGCGCAATAAGTCTCCTGAATGGGTTCAAGATGTGACAAAATACAATGATAAGCAGTATCCTCAACTAGAAGCCGCAAAGTGTTCTAAGATAAGAGGATCGTTCTTCATGCCTGTGATAAAAGGCGGTCAATGTATTGGTGTACTGGAGTTTGCTACGACTATTCCAAAGGATGATT contains the following coding sequences:
- the LOC110888714 gene encoding uncharacterized protein LOC110888714, giving the protein MDNAELDLLGNYESPQDLELPLLLDYKLNVYHCNHVLQRRDDVLKYQQICYALSDMRLYHPSLLAQLWVPIEFKFGIVLTTCGQPFGLSRYTNKLGSYRVACLDYNSYVDHNTKVRIGPPGRVLRNKSPEWVQDVTKYNDKQYPQLEAAKCSKIRGSFFMPVIKGGQCIGVLEFATTIPKDDFAYEMGEVCRALEKVGLTSSVNNESINFETLEDYSPMLESGDTQKMHRDSKSKKITRNDITKLFGLPKADATYICRIWYNFTTLSENTFTEAHQRYGVDKWPCIRSEIVKSSAHKALIEHAKAFLITSSDVARRIKPRTFVKF